In Primulina eburnea isolate SZY01 chromosome 3, ASM2296580v1, whole genome shotgun sequence, one DNA window encodes the following:
- the LOC140827433 gene encoding uncharacterized protein, producing MKGVMWFNKTGKFNPGYVGPFEILKKVGTLAYRITLPPDLSRILNVFHVSQLRKYISDPSHILQAGPLPVEGNLNEELKYKEVPIRIVDNKDQVLRQRTISYVKV from the coding sequence atgaagggtgtgatgtGGTTCAATAAAACTGGGAAATTCAATCCTGGATACGTCGGACCTTTTGAAATCCTCAAGAAAGTGGGAACACTTGCTTATAGAATAACACTTCCACCTGATTTGTCAAGAATCCTCAATGTTTTCCACGTTTCGCAGCTACGGAAATATATTTCCGATCCAAGTCATATTCTTCAGGCTGGACCACTTCCGGTTGAGGGAAACCTAAACGAGGAACTAAAATACAAGGAAGTTCCAATCCGAATTGTGGATAACAAAGATCAAGTACTGAGGCAACGAACTATTTCATATGTCAAAGTATAA
- the LOC140827434 gene encoding vetispiradiene synthase 2-like: MGMDFATGREFEWLNMMPRMLRACQEICRLVDDISSYKIEKRRGQNSTGIDCYIKENSVAMEESIHKIEEMVVDTWKDINENFKKPFLCSKAVLLIILNLARMVDVIYKNYEDGYTEPEKRCDSHMYNVKINIFDEND; the protein is encoded by the exons ATGGGAATGGATTTTGCCACTGGGAGGGAGTTCGAATGGCTAAATATGATGCCAAGGATGCTTAGAGCATGCCAAGAAATTTGTAGATTAGTCGATGATATAAGTTCATACAAG ATTGAGAAAAGAAGAGGCCAAAATTCCACCGGCATCGACTGCTACATTAAGGAAAATAGTGTGGCAATGGAAGAGTCAATACATAAGATTGAAGAAATGGTTGTAGATACATGGAAGGATATTAATGAGAATTTCAAGAAACCATTTCTGTGTTCGAAAGCTGTCCTTTTGATAATCCTCAACTTGGCAAGGATGGTAGATGTAATATACAAGAACTATGAAGATGGATATACTGAACCGGAAAAG AGATGTGACTCTCACATGTATAATGTCAAAATCAACATTTTTGatgaaaatgattaa
- the LOC140827805 gene encoding germacrene A synthase-like yields the protein MVRPTDNFAPSLWGDQFLKFTWDNEITEKYSKEIDLLKDEVKINLKNPGSEMVDTINLIDKLERLGISYHFEDEVEQKLEQYFGLNTNYEDEAYDLNTVSLHFRLFRQHGLHLTSEIFNKFRDSAGKFDESLKTDVKGLLSLYEAAHLRKHNEDILDDALVFTTECLKSMAPNLKPPLKKQVEHALMQPLHFGYQRFESYHYISVYEDDEYSRDEPLLQFAKLDYNAVQMLHKQELCELSRWWRELNLLSKLPYARDRLVECYFWTVGTYHLPRYSRGRVMLAKIIKMLSLIDDTFDAYGTIEELEAFTMAIRRWDFKEADVLPKYMKPLYTAILKLYGEFKEELATEERSYVVDYTINALKEQVRSYNVEAKWFIEGYSPPFSEYLSNALTTASYHFLSNGSLMGMDFATKREFEWLNMMPRMLRACQEICRLVDDIATYKIEKGRGQKSTGIDCYIKENGVTMEEAINKIDEMVVAAWKDINDNFKKPFPCSKEVLLIILNFTRIIDVAYKNYEDGYTEPEKVLKPLIVAMSVEPFKIQTF from the exons ATGGTTCGCCCGACAGACAACTTTGCTCCAAGCCTATGGGGGGATCAGTTCTTGAAGTTTACATGGGATAATGAG ATAACAGAAAAATATTCCAAGGAAATTGATTTGTTGAAAGATGAGGTGAAGATTAATTTGAAAAATCCAGGGAGTGAAATGGTGGACACCATAAATTTGATCGATAAACTCGAACGCCTAGGCATATCTTATCACTTTGAAGACGAAGTTGAACAAAAATTGGAGCAATATTTTGGTTTGAATACAAATTACGAAGATGAAGCCTATGACTTAAACACAGTTTCACTTCATTTTAGATTATTCAGGCAACATGGACTTCACTTAACTTCTG AAATTTTTAACAAATTCAGAGACAGCGCTGGAAAATTCGATGAGTCACTTAAAACTGATGTCAAGGGCTTGTTGAGCTTGTATGAAGCAGCACATTTGAGAAAGCACAATGAAGATATACTCGACGATGCACTTGTTTTCACAACTGAGTGTCTCAAGTCTATGGCCCCAAATCTCAAACCACCCCTCAAGAAACAAGTCGAACATGCCCTCATGCAACCGTTACATTTTGGGTATCAAAGATTTGAGTCATACCATTACATCTCTGTCTATGAAGATGATGAATATTCTAGAGATGAACCGCTTCTCCAGTTTGCCAAATTAGACTATAATGCAGTGCAAATGCTGCATAAACAAGAACTCTGTGAACTCTCAAG GTGGTGGAGAGAGCTTAACCTTTTGTCTAAACTTCCTTATGCTAGAGATAGACTTGTTGAGTGCTATTTTTGGACTGTGGGAACATATCATTTGCCTAGGTATTCTCGTGGTCGAGTCATGCTGGCGAAAATAATCAAAATGTTATCTTTAATCGATGATACATTTGATGCTTATGGTACAATTGAAGAACTAGAGGCCTTTACTATGGCAATTCGAAG GTGGGATTTTAAAGAGGCTGATGTACTACCAAAGTATATGAAACCACTCTATACCGCCATCTTGAAACTCTACGGAGAATTTAAGGAAGAATTAGCAACAGAAGAAAGATCTTATGTTGTAGATTATACCATAAATGCA TTGAAAGAACAAGTGAGGAGCTACAATGTCGAGGCCAAGTGGTTTATTGAAGGTTATTCACCACCATTTTCCGAGTACCTTAGCAATGCTCTAACAACTGCCAGTTACCACTTTCTTTCGAATGGATCATTAATGGGAATGGATTTTGCCACTAAGAGGGAGTTCGAATGGCTAAATATGATGCCAAGGATGCTTAGAGCATGCCAAGAAATTTGTAGATTAGTCGATGATATTGCTACATACAAG ATTGAGAAAGGAAGAGGCCAAAAATCCACCGGCATCGACTGCtacattaaagaaaatggtgtGACAATGGAAGAGGCAATAAATAAGATTGATGAAATGGTTGTAGCTGCATGGAAGGACATTAATGATAATTTCAAGAAACCATTTCCGTGTTCGAAAGAGGTCCTTTTGATAATCCTTAACTTCACAAGGATTATAGATGTAGCATACAAGAACTATGAAGATGGTTATACTGAACCGGAAAAGGTTTTAAAACCCCTCATCGTTGCCATGTCTGTTGAACCCTTTAAGATTCAGACATTTTAA